Proteins from one Capricornis sumatraensis isolate serow.1 chromosome 2, serow.2, whole genome shotgun sequence genomic window:
- the DTYMK gene encoding thymidylate kinase isoform X3 yields the protein MAGRRGALIVLEGVDRAGKSTQSRKLVDALCAEGHRAELLRFPERSTEIGKLLSSYLEKKSEVEDHSVHLLFSANRWEHVPLMKEKLSQGITLVVDRYAFSGVAFTSAKENFSLDWCKQPDVGLPKPDLVVFLQLQLAEAAARGEFGRERYESGPFQQRALQRFQQLLADPSLPWKTVNASRSIEDVHREIRALSEDAIRAAAHRPLGQLWA from the exons ATGGCGGGCCGCCGCGGCGCGCTCATCGTGCTGGAGGGCGTGGACCGCGCTGGAAAGAGCACCCAGAGCCGCAAGCTGGTGGACGCGCTGTGCGCCGAAGGCCACCGCGCCGAGCTGctgcgcttccctg AAAGATCAACTGAAATTGGCAAGCTGCTCAGCTCCTACTTGGAGAAGAAAAGCGAGGTGGAAGATCACTCGGTGCACCTTCTCTTCTCTGCGAATCGCTGGGAGCACGT GCCGTTAATGAAGGAGAAGTTGAGCCAGGGCATCACCCTGGTCGTGGACAGATACGCCTTCTCCGGGGTGGCCTTCACCAGCGCCAAGGAG AACTTCTCTCTGGACTGGTGCAAGCAGCCGGACGTGGGCCTCCCCAAGCCCGACCTGGTCGTCTTCTTGCAGCTGCAGCTTGCGGAGGCAGCGGCGCGGGGCGAGTTTGGCCGCGAGCGCTATGAGAGTGGCCCTTTCCAGCAGCGTGCCCTGCAGCGCTTCCAGCAGCTCCTGGCAGACCCGAGTCTGCCCTGGAAG ACAGTCAACGCCTCCAGAAGCATCGAGGACGTCCATCGGGAGATCCGCGCTCTGTCTGAAGACGCCATCCGAGCCGCCGCACACAGGCCCCTGGGGCAGCTGTGGGCATAG
- the ATG4B gene encoding cysteine protease ATG4B isoform X1 yields the protein MDAATLTYDTLRFAEFEDFPETSEPVWILGRKYSVLTEKDEILADVASRLWFTYRKNFPAIGGTGPTSDTGWGCMLRCGQMIFAQALVCRHLGRDWRWTQRKRQPDSYCRVLQAFLDRKDSCYSIHQIAQMGVGEGKSIGQWYGPNTVAQVLKKLAVFDAWSALAVHVAMDNTVVMADVRRLCRSGLPCAGAEAFPADSERHCNGFPAGAEGGGCTAPWRPLVLLIPLRLGLADVNAAYAGTLKHCFRMPQSLGVIGGKPNSAHYFIGYVGEELIYLDPHTTQPAVAAADRCPVPDESFHCQHPPGRMSITELDPSIAVGFFCKTEDDFNDWCQQVRKLSLLGGALPMFELVEQQPSHLACPDVLNLSLDSSDAERLERFFDSEDEDFEILSL from the exons ATGGACGCAG CTACTCTGACCTACGACACGCTCCGATTCGCTGAGTTTGAGGATTTCCCTGAGACCTCGGAGCCCGTCTGGATCCTGGGGAGGAAGTACAGTGTCCTCACAG AAAAGGACGAGATCTTGGCCGACGTGGCGTCGAGACTGTGGTTCACGTACAGAAAGAACTTCCCAGCCATTG GGGGCACCGGCCCCACCTCGGACACGGGCTGGGGCTGCATGCTGAGGTGTGGACAGATGATCTTCGCCCAAGCCCTGGTGTGCCGGCACCTGGGCCGCG ACTGGAGGTGGACTCAGCGGAAGAGGCAGCCCGACAGCTACTGCCGCGTCCTGCAGGCGTTCCTGGACAGGAAGGACAGCTGCTACTCCATCCACCAGATAG CACAAATGGGCGTTGGCGAGGGCAAGTCCATCGGCCAGTGGTACGGGCCCAACACCGTCGCCCAGGTCCTTAA GAAGCTGGCTGTCTTCGATGCCTGGAGCGCCCTGGCTGTGCACGTAGCGATGGACAACACGGTGGTGATGGCGGACGTCA GGAGGTTGTGCAGGAGCGGCCTTCCGTGTGCCGGGGCTGAGGCCTTCCCCGCAGACTCCGAGCGGCATTGCAACGGCTTTCCGGCGGGGGCCGAGGGCGGCGGGTGCACAGCGCCCTGGAGACCCTTGGTGCTGCTCATCCCGCTGCGCTTGGGGCTGGCGGACGTGAACGCGGCCTACGCGGGCACGCTCAAG CACTGCTTCCGGATGCCCCAGTCCCTGGGGGTGATCggagggaagcccaacagtgcCCACTACTTCATCGGCTACGTTG GGGAGGAGCTCATCTACCTGGACCCCCACACCACGCAGCCGGCCGTGGCGGCCGCTGACCGCTGCCCGGTCCCGGACGAGAGCTTCCATTGCCAGCACCCGCCCGGCAGGATGAGCATCACGGAGCTCGACCCGTCCATCGCCGTG GGGTTCTTCTGTAAGACTGAGGATGACTTTAACGACTGGTGTCAGCAAGTGAGAAAG CTGTCCCTGCTGGGAGGCGCCCTGCCCATGTTTGAGCTGGTGGAGCAGCAGCCTTCCCACCTGGCCTGTCCTGACGTCCTCAACTTGTCCTTAG atTCTTCTGACGCGGAGCGACTGGAAAGATTCTTTGACTCAGAAGACGAAGACTTTGAGATCCTGTCCCTCTGA
- the DTYMK gene encoding thymidylate kinase isoform X4: protein MAGRRGALIVLEGVDRAGKSTQSRKLVDALCAEGHRAELLRFPERSTEIGKLLSSYLEKKSEVEDHSVHLLFSANRWEHVPLMKEKLSQGITLVVDRYAFSGVAFTSAKENFSLDWCKQPDVGLPKPDLVVFLQLQLAEAAARGEFGRERYESGPFQQRALQRFQQLLADPSLPWKVINASRSIEDVHREIRALSEDAIRAAAHRPLGQLWA, encoded by the exons ATGGCGGGCCGCCGCGGCGCGCTCATCGTGCTGGAGGGCGTGGACCGCGCTGGAAAGAGCACCCAGAGCCGCAAGCTGGTGGACGCGCTGTGCGCCGAAGGCCACCGCGCCGAGCTGctgcgcttccctg AAAGATCAACTGAAATTGGCAAGCTGCTCAGCTCCTACTTGGAGAAGAAAAGCGAGGTGGAAGATCACTCGGTGCACCTTCTCTTCTCTGCGAATCGCTGGGAGCACGT GCCGTTAATGAAGGAGAAGTTGAGCCAGGGCATCACCCTGGTCGTGGACAGATACGCCTTCTCCGGGGTGGCCTTCACCAGCGCCAAGGAG AACTTCTCTCTGGACTGGTGCAAGCAGCCGGACGTGGGCCTCCCCAAGCCCGACCTGGTCGTCTTCTTGCAGCTGCAGCTTGCGGAGGCAGCGGCGCGGGGCGAGTTTGGCCGCGAGCGCTATGAGAGTGGCCCTTTCCAGCAGCGTGCCCTGCAGCGCTTCCAGCAGCTCCTGGCAGACCCGAGTCTGCCCTGGAAGGTGA TCAACGCCTCCAGAAGCATCGAGGACGTCCATCGGGAGATCCGCGCTCTGTCTGAAGACGCCATCCGAGCCGCCGCACACAGGCCCCTGGGGCAGCTGTGGGCATAG
- the ATG4B gene encoding cysteine protease ATG4B isoform X2 yields MLRCGQMIFAQALVCRHLGRDWRWTQRKRQPDSYCRVLQAFLDRKDSCYSIHQIAQMGVGEGKSIGQWYGPNTVAQVLKKLAVFDAWSALAVHVAMDNTVVMADVRRLCRSGLPCAGAEAFPADSERHCNGFPAGAEGGGCTAPWRPLVLLIPLRLGLADVNAAYAGTLKHCFRMPQSLGVIGGKPNSAHYFIGYVGEELIYLDPHTTQPAVAAADRCPVPDESFHCQHPPGRMSITELDPSIAVGFFCKTEDDFNDWCQQVRKLSLLGGALPMFELVEQQPSHLACPDVLNLSLDSSDAERLERFFDSEDEDFEILSL; encoded by the exons ATGCTGAGGTGTGGACAGATGATCTTCGCCCAAGCCCTGGTGTGCCGGCACCTGGGCCGCG ACTGGAGGTGGACTCAGCGGAAGAGGCAGCCCGACAGCTACTGCCGCGTCCTGCAGGCGTTCCTGGACAGGAAGGACAGCTGCTACTCCATCCACCAGATAG CACAAATGGGCGTTGGCGAGGGCAAGTCCATCGGCCAGTGGTACGGGCCCAACACCGTCGCCCAGGTCCTTAA GAAGCTGGCTGTCTTCGATGCCTGGAGCGCCCTGGCTGTGCACGTAGCGATGGACAACACGGTGGTGATGGCGGACGTCA GGAGGTTGTGCAGGAGCGGCCTTCCGTGTGCCGGGGCTGAGGCCTTCCCCGCAGACTCCGAGCGGCATTGCAACGGCTTTCCGGCGGGGGCCGAGGGCGGCGGGTGCACAGCGCCCTGGAGACCCTTGGTGCTGCTCATCCCGCTGCGCTTGGGGCTGGCGGACGTGAACGCGGCCTACGCGGGCACGCTCAAG CACTGCTTCCGGATGCCCCAGTCCCTGGGGGTGATCggagggaagcccaacagtgcCCACTACTTCATCGGCTACGTTG GGGAGGAGCTCATCTACCTGGACCCCCACACCACGCAGCCGGCCGTGGCGGCCGCTGACCGCTGCCCGGTCCCGGACGAGAGCTTCCATTGCCAGCACCCGCCCGGCAGGATGAGCATCACGGAGCTCGACCCGTCCATCGCCGTG GGGTTCTTCTGTAAGACTGAGGATGACTTTAACGACTGGTGTCAGCAAGTGAGAAAG CTGTCCCTGCTGGGAGGCGCCCTGCCCATGTTTGAGCTGGTGGAGCAGCAGCCTTCCCACCTGGCCTGTCCTGACGTCCTCAACTTGTCCTTAG atTCTTCTGACGCGGAGCGACTGGAAAGATTCTTTGACTCAGAAGACGAAGACTTTGAGATCCTGTCCCTCTGA
- the DTYMK gene encoding thymidylate kinase isoform X2 encodes MAGRRGALIVLEGVDRAGKSTQSRKLVDALCAEGHRAELLRFPERSTEIGKLLSSYLEKKSEVEDHSVHLLFSANRWEHVPLMKEKLSQGITLVVDRYAFSGVAFTSAKELQLAEAAARGEFGRERYESGPFQQRALQRFQQLLADPSLPWKSTPPEASRTSIGRSALCLKTPSEPPHTGPWGSCGHRRPAPCAPETLVNHYAFLTEVSQLHRGR; translated from the exons ATGGCGGGCCGCCGCGGCGCGCTCATCGTGCTGGAGGGCGTGGACCGCGCTGGAAAGAGCACCCAGAGCCGCAAGCTGGTGGACGCGCTGTGCGCCGAAGGCCACCGCGCCGAGCTGctgcgcttccctg AAAGATCAACTGAAATTGGCAAGCTGCTCAGCTCCTACTTGGAGAAGAAAAGCGAGGTGGAAGATCACTCGGTGCACCTTCTCTTCTCTGCGAATCGCTGGGAGCACGT GCCGTTAATGAAGGAGAAGTTGAGCCAGGGCATCACCCTGGTCGTGGACAGATACGCCTTCTCCGGGGTGGCCTTCACCAGCGCCAAGGAG CTGCAGCTTGCGGAGGCAGCGGCGCGGGGCGAGTTTGGCCGCGAGCGCTATGAGAGTGGCCCTTTCCAGCAGCGTGCCCTGCAGCGCTTCCAGCAGCTCCTGGCAGACCCGAGTCTGCCCTGGAAG TCAACGCCTCCAGAAGCATCGAGGACGTCCATCGGGAGATCCGCGCTCTGTCTGAAGACGCCATCCGAGCCGCCGCACACAGGCCCCTGGGGCAGCTGTGGGCATAGGAGGCCGGCCCCCTGTGCCCCAGAGACGCTCGTAAATCACTATGCTTTCCTCACGGAGGTCTCACAGCTGCATCGGGGTCGCTGA
- the DTYMK gene encoding thymidylate kinase isoform X1: MAGRRGALIVLEGVDRAGKSTQSRKLVDALCAEGHRAELLRFPERSTEIGKLLSSYLEKKSEVEDHSVHLLFSANRWEHVPLMKEKLSQGITLVVDRYAFSGVAFTSAKENFSLDWCKQPDVGLPKPDLVVFLQLQLAEAAARGEFGRERYESGPFQQRALQRFQQLLADPSLPWKSTPPEASRTSIGRSALCLKTPSEPPHTGPWGSCGHRRPAPCAPETLVNHYAFLTEVSQLHRGR, from the exons ATGGCGGGCCGCCGCGGCGCGCTCATCGTGCTGGAGGGCGTGGACCGCGCTGGAAAGAGCACCCAGAGCCGCAAGCTGGTGGACGCGCTGTGCGCCGAAGGCCACCGCGCCGAGCTGctgcgcttccctg AAAGATCAACTGAAATTGGCAAGCTGCTCAGCTCCTACTTGGAGAAGAAAAGCGAGGTGGAAGATCACTCGGTGCACCTTCTCTTCTCTGCGAATCGCTGGGAGCACGT GCCGTTAATGAAGGAGAAGTTGAGCCAGGGCATCACCCTGGTCGTGGACAGATACGCCTTCTCCGGGGTGGCCTTCACCAGCGCCAAGGAG AACTTCTCTCTGGACTGGTGCAAGCAGCCGGACGTGGGCCTCCCCAAGCCCGACCTGGTCGTCTTCTTGCAGCTGCAGCTTGCGGAGGCAGCGGCGCGGGGCGAGTTTGGCCGCGAGCGCTATGAGAGTGGCCCTTTCCAGCAGCGTGCCCTGCAGCGCTTCCAGCAGCTCCTGGCAGACCCGAGTCTGCCCTGGAAG TCAACGCCTCCAGAAGCATCGAGGACGTCCATCGGGAGATCCGCGCTCTGTCTGAAGACGCCATCCGAGCCGCCGCACACAGGCCCCTGGGGCAGCTGTGGGCATAGGAGGCCGGCCCCCTGTGCCCCAGAGACGCTCGTAAATCACTATGCTTTCCTCACGGAGGTCTCACAGCTGCATCGGGGTCGCTGA
- the DTYMK gene encoding thymidylate kinase isoform X5, producing the protein MAGRRGALIVLEGVDRAGKSTQSRKLVDALCAEGHRAELLRFPERSTEIGKLLSSYLEKKSEVEDHSVHLLFSANRWEHVPLMKEKLSQGITLVVDRYAFSGVAFTSAKELQLAEAAARGEFGRERYESGPFQQRALQRFQQLLADPSLPWKVINASRSIEDVHREIRALSEDAIRAAAHRPLGQLWA; encoded by the exons ATGGCGGGCCGCCGCGGCGCGCTCATCGTGCTGGAGGGCGTGGACCGCGCTGGAAAGAGCACCCAGAGCCGCAAGCTGGTGGACGCGCTGTGCGCCGAAGGCCACCGCGCCGAGCTGctgcgcttccctg AAAGATCAACTGAAATTGGCAAGCTGCTCAGCTCCTACTTGGAGAAGAAAAGCGAGGTGGAAGATCACTCGGTGCACCTTCTCTTCTCTGCGAATCGCTGGGAGCACGT GCCGTTAATGAAGGAGAAGTTGAGCCAGGGCATCACCCTGGTCGTGGACAGATACGCCTTCTCCGGGGTGGCCTTCACCAGCGCCAAGGAG CTGCAGCTTGCGGAGGCAGCGGCGCGGGGCGAGTTTGGCCGCGAGCGCTATGAGAGTGGCCCTTTCCAGCAGCGTGCCCTGCAGCGCTTCCAGCAGCTCCTGGCAGACCCGAGTCTGCCCTGGAAGGTGA TCAACGCCTCCAGAAGCATCGAGGACGTCCATCGGGAGATCCGCGCTCTGTCTGAAGACGCCATCCGAGCCGCCGCACACAGGCCCCTGGGGCAGCTGTGGGCATAG
- the DTYMK gene encoding thymidylate kinase isoform X6 codes for MAGRRGALIVLEGVDRAGKSTQSRKLVDALCAEGHRAELLRFPERSTEIGKLLSSYLEKKSEVEDHSNFSLDWCKQPDVGLPKPDLVVFLQLQLAEAAARGEFGRERYESGPFQQRALQRFQQLLADPSLPWKVINASRSIEDVHREIRALSEDAIRAAAHRPLGQLWA; via the exons ATGGCGGGCCGCCGCGGCGCGCTCATCGTGCTGGAGGGCGTGGACCGCGCTGGAAAGAGCACCCAGAGCCGCAAGCTGGTGGACGCGCTGTGCGCCGAAGGCCACCGCGCCGAGCTGctgcgcttccctg AAAGATCAACTGAAATTGGCAAGCTGCTCAGCTCCTACTTGGAGAAGAAAAGCGAGGTGGAAGATCACTCG AACTTCTCTCTGGACTGGTGCAAGCAGCCGGACGTGGGCCTCCCCAAGCCCGACCTGGTCGTCTTCTTGCAGCTGCAGCTTGCGGAGGCAGCGGCGCGGGGCGAGTTTGGCCGCGAGCGCTATGAGAGTGGCCCTTTCCAGCAGCGTGCCCTGCAGCGCTTCCAGCAGCTCCTGGCAGACCCGAGTCTGCCCTGGAAGGTGA TCAACGCCTCCAGAAGCATCGAGGACGTCCATCGGGAGATCCGCGCTCTGTCTGAAGACGCCATCCGAGCCGCCGCACACAGGCCCCTGGGGCAGCTGTGGGCATAG